The Pseudomonas sp. SCA2728.1_7 DNA segment AGCATTCTCAATCGACTGCCGGTCACGGTGGTCAGCGAGCAGTCGGCAGACAACGCCGCCCACGTGCTGATTCGTCTCGATGCTGGCGGCACCCCGTTAGTCGCGCGCATCACCCGCTATTCCAGAGATCAATTGGCCGTGCACCCGGGCCAGTTATTGTGGGCGCAGATCAAAGCGGTCGCGGTCCTCGCCTAAATCATTCGGCACCACGGCAGCGGTGTGCGGTCAATGGTTTTACAGACCGTCGCGCCACCGAAGGAAACCGCCATGCCCGATACCGAGCTGATTGCCGAACTGCCATCCGACCTGCATTACGTCGATGACACCCAGCCCGGTATCACCCGCAAAAAACTGCGCGGCAAGTTCAGCTATTTCGAACCTTCAGGCCAACGCATCAACGATCCGGACGAAATCAAACGCATCAATGCCCTCGCGGTGCCGCCAGCCTATACCGACGTGTGGATCTGCCCCGACCCGCGCGGTCATCTGCAAGCCACCGGCCGTGATGCCCGTGGCCGCAAGCAATATCGTTATCACGCGCGCTGGCGCGAAGTGCGCGATGCCGACAAGTATTCGCGACTGCGCGAGTTCGGTCTGACCTTGCCGAAACTGCGCAAGCAACTGGAAGCGTTGTTGGCGGCGCCCGGCTTCAGTCGCGACAAGGTCATGGCCACGGTGATCACCCTGCTCGACGCCACGCTGATTCGGGTCGGCAACACACAATACGCCCGAGATAACCGCTCCTATGGCCTGACCACCCTGCGCAGCCGACATGTCGAGGTCAACGGCAGCGCGATCCTGTTTCAGTTCCGCGGCAAGAGCGGCATCGAACACCAGATCACCGTCAAGGATCGACGCCTGGCGCGCATTATCAAGCGTTGTCTGGAAATTCCCGGGCAGAACCTCTTCCAGTATCTGGATGAAAACGGCGAGCGACACACCGTCAGTTCTTCCGACGTCAACGCCTACCTGCAAACCCTGACCGGCGCCGATTTCACCGCCAAGGATTACCGCACCTGGGCCGGTAGCGCTTTGGCTCTGGCGGTGTTGCGCGAGTTGCAATGGGAGTCCGAAACCGAGGCCAAACGGCATGTGGTGGAGATGGTCAAAGGCGTCGCCAAGCAGTTGGGCAACACCCCGGCGGTCTGCCGAAAATGCTACATCCACCCCGCCGTAGTGGAAAAATTCATGCTCGGCGCCCTCGCTGAACTGCCACGTCCGCGCGTGCGCAAGGGCTTGCGTGCCGAGGAAGTGGCGTTGGCGATGTTTCTTGAGCGAATGAGCGAAATGACCGACGTGCCTTGATCCGCTGCACAGCGTCGTCTAGGCTAGCCACCTTCTCACCCTCCGGACGACTGCAGAAGTGAACAATCCAGCCTTCTAAAAATGTAATCGCGACACGCCGCTTCAGGCGCTTGTCAGTTTTCACGACATTTTTTCGAGGTGCCGATGACTCACGTCTCGCGTACACCCGCGCTCGTATCCCTGAATCAACTGGGTTTTCAGTTTGCCAACGGCGCAACACTGTTCGAAGCCCTGAACCTCAATTTTGATGGTCAACCGACCGCTATCGTCGGGCATAATGGTGTTGGCAAAAGTGTGCTCGCACGCTTGATCGCCGGGCATTTGCAGCCCACTTCCGGCAGCGTGGCACGCTCAGCTTCCGCGCATTACGTCGCGCAAACTTTCGTCACCACATCTGGGCAAACCGTAGCCGAGGCGACAGGAACGGCCACAGTTTTCAGCGCGCTGGAACGACTGAAACTCGGCTGTGCCATAACCGACGATTTCGACCTCATCGGCGAACGCTGGGATCTGGCGGAGCGCTTGCGGCAGATGCTTGATGAGGCCGGGCTAACCGATATCACCACTTCGGATCTCAGCGAAAATCTCAGCGGTGGTCAGCAGGCCAGAATTGCCTTGATCGGCGCACTGTTGAGTCAGGCGCAATTGCTGGTACTCGACGAGCCGAGCAACCACCTCGACAACGCCGGTCGGCAATGGCTGAGGAGCGCGCTGGAACGCTGGCGTGGCGGACTGATCATCGTCAGTCACGATCGCCAATTACTCGAGCAGATGCAGCGAATCGTCGAACTTTCACCTACGGGGGCAAGCGTTTTCAGCGGAAGATTTTCGGAGTTTGCCGAGCAGCGCCGAATACATCGACAGGCAGCACAGGCGCAACTCGATCAGGCTCGCACCGAGCGTCAGCGCGAACGCACACGGTTACAACGCGAGCACGACACCATCCAGCGCCACGCGGCGGGCAGCCGGCGCAATGCGCAAACCGCCAACGTCACGGGCTTCGAGCGGGCGGCGATGAAAGCGGCCGCGCGGGAAATCATGGGACACGTAAAGGTCGGCCATCAGGCACGCAAATCCGATCTGGATGAACGCGTCCGTGAGGCGTACGCAAACGTCCAGCCGGACGACGGCGTGCTGATCAATCTACCGGGCAGTGCGGTTCCGAGTTACCGCCGTGTGTGCACGCTGATCGACGCCTGTTTGCCTTGGTTGTCAGCGGATGCGCCCAGCTCTCGGCTTGACCTCGCCATTCAAGGGCCGATGCGCATCGCTGTCAGCGGCCCCAACGGTTGTGGTAAATCGACGCTGTTGAAACTGCTGGCCGGCGAGTGGGCGCCTGTGGGTGGCGAGTGCATCACGCATGTGCCTTTCGCCTTTCTCGATCAACAGTTGAAACTGCTGGATCCCGGTACATCGATTGTCGATCAATTGCTGGCACAGCAAACGCCCCTGAGCGAAGGCACGTTGCGCAGCTACCTCGCGCAACTGCAACTGGATGCGCAGCGTGTAACCCGGCCGTGCGCCTCACTCAGTGGCGGCGAACGCTTGAAGGCAGCCCTCGCGTTGGCGTTGTGGCGCCAGACGCCCGCGCAATTACTGCTGCTGGATGAACCGACCAATCATCTGGACCTGGCGTCGGTGGAAGCTTTCGAACAAGCCCTGCAGAACTTTCCCGGTGCGATTGTCGCGGTTTCCCACGATCAAGAGTTTCTTCATGCATTAAACCCGAGCCATCATTTGACCTGGCACCCTGAAGGCTGGCGATGGCAACCGACGAGCTGAGCTGTGTATTTTTTGCACGATTGCCGAGGGCTTCTATAGTTGATCTGACACGAATCAGCTGCGGTGACGCCATGGAAGACATTTTCGTCGTGAAGCGTTGCAACAAGATCATTATTTACGGTCGACGCGCCGGTGACAGCCAGCATGATCCCGCCAAAGCGCAGAGCTGGTTTCGCATCTGCGACACGCGTACTGACGGTTTCATCGGCGATGGCTACGACGCGGAAGAGGACGCACGACGTGAATGCAAACGCCTCAACGCAGCCAGTTCCCCATCACCGGCCCGCCAGTCTTCAATCTGATGCCGATCGGAAGCGGGTCTATACTGAAACCAGCTGAAGGAGCAGCACCCCACGGCATAAGGCTCGCAACACGCGGGCTTTTTGCTGCAGCTCAGGTTTCATAGAACGGAGGTGTTCCATGTCCGAAAAAGAGTCCATCACCACCCTCCTCACCCTGCTCGACGCTCGGCAAGCCCGCCTCGCGGCTGCCTGCAAAGAGATCGCCGACTGGGTCGACCACCAAGGCGGACACCCTACCGCCCTGCGCATCCGTGACCGGCTGAACGACATCGAGAAGGATGCTCCGCTGATTCGCAATACGCTGTCGGCGCTCAAGCCTGTCGATCGGCCACTGCCACGGTTCAGATGACAGCGACCTCGCCAAGGTCTCAGGAATTCGCCTCAGAAGCGGTGACACACAGGTCACCGCGCATTTGCCTGTCCGAGATGTTTATTTTCTTCCCGGGATTGCGCTTTTTCACATAACGATCACATCTACGCGTCTACAGTGAAATCACTCCTTTGCAAAACACCCCTCTCACCCGCCCGCATGCGGGTGTTTTTTTGCCTGCGCCCCATCGCCGAACGGCACAGTACGTGAGTTGTCAAAAGCAATACACGTCGCAAAGGAGACAGTTCATGGTTATCCATTTCAACGTTGACGGGCATCTGGCCTGTGGTCACAAAGGCAAACAACTGTCGGCAAGCCGAGAACTCAATCGTGTGAAATGCCGCAGCTGCCGCAATACCGATGCCTACAAGCAGGCACGAAAAGATCAGCGCAATGCCGCCCGCAGAATGGCCCGCCAGACCAAAGCCACGCACAGCGAAGCAAACTGGCGCGCAGAATGGATCGAACGGCTGACAGCAATGGCCGGACTTCAGCGCTTGCCTCGGGGCTTTAGCGGGCAGACGTTCGTTTAGCCCCTCATAAAAAAGGCACAAAAAAAGGCCTGCATGAGAATACTCATGCAGGCCTTTGATATTCATGGTGCCCGAAGCCGGAATCGAACCGGCACGCCCTTACGAGCGGGGGATTTTAAGTCCCATGCGTCTACCAGTTTCGCCATTCGGGCGGTAGCGCGGTGTTGCTTTCTGCGGCAAAGTCGCGATCCTGACAGGATCAACCTTGAACAGCAGTGCGGGAAATATATACATCACTTCCCGGTGAAGCAAGCTTGCAGTGGGCGTTTTTCAAATCTGAATCCTGCGAACACTGCAAATAAAAAGTGCTTTAAATCATGGTTCTACGGAGCTTGCTTGAAGTAACAGCCAAGGTCGGAAACCAAGGCGGCGAAGGTGGATTGCAAACCACCTATAAAGCTACGTATTTCAATAGGTTAGCACTATACCCGCTTCGCAAGCTACTGATTTTTAACGCGCTGCGGGCGACGCAATACAACAGGGTATTTTTCGGGAAGTAATAGATCCTGCTTCGATCGAGAAATGCTATCTCTGCGGAGGTAGTCCGCTTAAAGACCGTATTTGTGATTTTCTCGAGGTTTTTTATTTGCCTGCCGTTCGCGGACCGAGCACGAGTCGCTTGTCCTACTCTACCTGCCGCTGCCATGGTCAGGTTATTCGGGGCTTGCGCGCAGCCGAACCTGCTAGACGCTGATTGTCTCCAGG contains these protein-coding regions:
- a CDS encoding DNA topoisomerase IB; amino-acid sequence: MPDTELIAELPSDLHYVDDTQPGITRKKLRGKFSYFEPSGQRINDPDEIKRINALAVPPAYTDVWICPDPRGHLQATGRDARGRKQYRYHARWREVRDADKYSRLREFGLTLPKLRKQLEALLAAPGFSRDKVMATVITLLDATLIRVGNTQYARDNRSYGLTTLRSRHVEVNGSAILFQFRGKSGIEHQITVKDRRLARIIKRCLEIPGQNLFQYLDENGERHTVSSSDVNAYLQTLTGADFTAKDYRTWAGSALALAVLRELQWESETEAKRHVVEMVKGVAKQLGNTPAVCRKCYIHPAVVEKFMLGALAELPRPRVRKGLRAEEVALAMFLERMSEMTDVP
- a CDS encoding ATP-binding cassette domain-containing protein; protein product: MTHVSRTPALVSLNQLGFQFANGATLFEALNLNFDGQPTAIVGHNGVGKSVLARLIAGHLQPTSGSVARSASAHYVAQTFVTTSGQTVAEATGTATVFSALERLKLGCAITDDFDLIGERWDLAERLRQMLDEAGLTDITTSDLSENLSGGQQARIALIGALLSQAQLLVLDEPSNHLDNAGRQWLRSALERWRGGLIIVSHDRQLLEQMQRIVELSPTGASVFSGRFSEFAEQRRIHRQAAQAQLDQARTERQRERTRLQREHDTIQRHAAGSRRNAQTANVTGFERAAMKAAAREIMGHVKVGHQARKSDLDERVREAYANVQPDDGVLINLPGSAVPSYRRVCTLIDACLPWLSADAPSSRLDLAIQGPMRIAVSGPNGCGKSTLLKLLAGEWAPVGGECITHVPFAFLDQQLKLLDPGTSIVDQLLAQQTPLSEGTLRSYLAQLQLDAQRVTRPCASLSGGERLKAALALALWRQTPAQLLLLDEPTNHLDLASVEAFEQALQNFPGAIVAVSHDQEFLHALNPSHHLTWHPEGWRWQPTS